A single Anopheles arabiensis isolate DONGOLA chromosome 2, AaraD3, whole genome shotgun sequence DNA region contains:
- the LOC120894174 gene encoding dopamine receptor 1 isoform X2 — MDLYWHTVVSATTIGNLTSVNQTDGSGDGSGSGTGASSGTGIPGGPGEDTDDDDVDVLSPLSMSFLGVFLSIVIFLSVAGNILVCIAIYTERSLRRIGNLFLASLAIADLFVASLVMTFAGVNDLLGYWIFGAQFCDTWVAFDVMCSTASILNLCAISLDRYIHIKDPLRYGRWVTRRVAIGTIAVIWLLAALVSFVPISLDLHRDKRDKTDTSLKINGIKYETCALDLTPTYAVVSSCISFYVPCIVMIGIYCRLYCYAQKHVKSIRAVTRPGEISEKRYRSIRRPKSSKNKLKLRQLAHTASSPYHVSDHKAAITVGVIMGVFLICWVPFFCVNIIAAFCKTCIGQQTFKVLSWLGYSNSAFNPIIYSIFNTEFREAFKRILTSRSSWCCGQEMGNIYPRSSDRYVTDYAAKNVVMNSGRSSADLEQVSAI; from the exons ATGGATTTATATTGGCACACG GTTGTGTCTGCAACGACAATCGGTAATCTGACGTCGGTGAATCAAACCGATGGCTCGGGAGATGGCAGTGGGAGTGGTACGGGTGCTAGCAGTGGGACAGGTATTCCGGGCGGACCCGGTGAGGAcaccgatgatgacgatgttgATGTCTTATCGCCCCTGTCGATGTCATTTCTCG GTGTTTTCCTTTCGATTGTGATATTTCTGTCAGTTGCTGGCAACATTCTAGTGTGTATTGCTATCTACACCGAGCGAAGTTTACGGCGCATCGGAAACCTCTTCCTAGCCTCACTAGCCATCGCCGATCTTTTCGTTGCCTCACTTGTAATGACTTTTGCCGGTGTCAACGACCTACTAG GTTACTGGATATTTGGAGCTCAGTTTTGCGACACATGGGTCGCTTTTGATGTGATGTGCTCAACTGCTTCCATTCTAAACCTGTGCGCTATTTCGCTCGATCGGTATATACACATCAAGGATCCTTTACG ATACGGTCGATGGGTAACCCGACGAGTGGCTATCGGAACAATTGCCGTTATTTGGCTTCTTGCAGCACTTGTATCGTTTGTTCCAATATCACTCGACCTACATCGAGACAAAAGAGACAAAACGGACACATCGCTCAAAATCAATGGCATCAAATACGAGACCTGTGCTCTTGATCTAACACCAACTTATGCTGTTGTATCTAGTTGTATAAGCTTCTACGTACCTTGTATAGTTATGATAGGTATCTACTGCAG GTTGTACTGCTACGCTCAAAAGCACGTCAAATCTATTCGTGCCGTTACGCGTCCTGGAGAGATTAGCGAAAAGCGCTACCGCAGCATACGAAGGCCCAAAAGCAGCAAGAACAAACTTAAACTCCGCCAGCTCGCACACACCGCATCATCACCGTATCACGTGTCCGATCATAAGGCCGCGATCACCGTTGGTGTGATAATGGGCGTCTTCCTGATCTGTTGGGTTCCGTTCTTCTGTGTTAATATCATCGCCGCGTTCTGCAAGACCTGCATTGGGCAGCAAACGTTCAAGGTGCTATCTTGGCTCGGGTATTCCAACTCAGCCTTCAATCCAATCATCTATTCGATCTTCAACACCGAGTTTAGGGAAGCTTTCAAGCGAATCCTTACCAGCCGAAGCTCCTGGTGCTGTGGCCAGGAAATGGGAAACATTTATCCCCGTAGCAGCGATCGGTACGTGACGGATTATGCGGCGAAAAACGTCGTGATGAATTCGGGCCGCTCATCCGCCGACCTAGAGCAAGTGTCAGCGATTTGA
- the LOC120894174 gene encoding dopamine receptor 1 isoform X1 → MDIDIIDIRTLGYLSSTSTVVSATTIGNLTSVNQTDGSGDGSGSGTGASSGTGIPGGPGEDTDDDDVDVLSPLSMSFLGVFLSIVIFLSVAGNILVCIAIYTERSLRRIGNLFLASLAIADLFVASLVMTFAGVNDLLGYWIFGAQFCDTWVAFDVMCSTASILNLCAISLDRYIHIKDPLRYGRWVTRRVAIGTIAVIWLLAALVSFVPISLDLHRDKRDKTDTSLKINGIKYETCALDLTPTYAVVSSCISFYVPCIVMIGIYCRLYCYAQKHVKSIRAVTRPGEISEKRYRSIRRPKSSKNKLKLRQLAHTASSPYHVSDHKAAITVGVIMGVFLICWVPFFCVNIIAAFCKTCIGQQTFKVLSWLGYSNSAFNPIIYSIFNTEFREAFKRILTSRSSWCCGQEMGNIYPRSSDRYVTDYAAKNVVMNSGRSSADLEQVSAI, encoded by the exons GTTGTGTCTGCAACGACAATCGGTAATCTGACGTCGGTGAATCAAACCGATGGCTCGGGAGATGGCAGTGGGAGTGGTACGGGTGCTAGCAGTGGGACAGGTATTCCGGGCGGACCCGGTGAGGAcaccgatgatgacgatgttgATGTCTTATCGCCCCTGTCGATGTCATTTCTCG GTGTTTTCCTTTCGATTGTGATATTTCTGTCAGTTGCTGGCAACATTCTAGTGTGTATTGCTATCTACACCGAGCGAAGTTTACGGCGCATCGGAAACCTCTTCCTAGCCTCACTAGCCATCGCCGATCTTTTCGTTGCCTCACTTGTAATGACTTTTGCCGGTGTCAACGACCTACTAG GTTACTGGATATTTGGAGCTCAGTTTTGCGACACATGGGTCGCTTTTGATGTGATGTGCTCAACTGCTTCCATTCTAAACCTGTGCGCTATTTCGCTCGATCGGTATATACACATCAAGGATCCTTTACG ATACGGTCGATGGGTAACCCGACGAGTGGCTATCGGAACAATTGCCGTTATTTGGCTTCTTGCAGCACTTGTATCGTTTGTTCCAATATCACTCGACCTACATCGAGACAAAAGAGACAAAACGGACACATCGCTCAAAATCAATGGCATCAAATACGAGACCTGTGCTCTTGATCTAACACCAACTTATGCTGTTGTATCTAGTTGTATAAGCTTCTACGTACCTTGTATAGTTATGATAGGTATCTACTGCAG GTTGTACTGCTACGCTCAAAAGCACGTCAAATCTATTCGTGCCGTTACGCGTCCTGGAGAGATTAGCGAAAAGCGCTACCGCAGCATACGAAGGCCCAAAAGCAGCAAGAACAAACTTAAACTCCGCCAGCTCGCACACACCGCATCATCACCGTATCACGTGTCCGATCATAAGGCCGCGATCACCGTTGGTGTGATAATGGGCGTCTTCCTGATCTGTTGGGTTCCGTTCTTCTGTGTTAATATCATCGCCGCGTTCTGCAAGACCTGCATTGGGCAGCAAACGTTCAAGGTGCTATCTTGGCTCGGGTATTCCAACTCAGCCTTCAATCCAATCATCTATTCGATCTTCAACACCGAGTTTAGGGAAGCTTTCAAGCGAATCCTTACCAGCCGAAGCTCCTGGTGCTGTGGCCAGGAAATGGGAAACATTTATCCCCGTAGCAGCGATCGGTACGTGACGGATTATGCGGCGAAAAACGTCGTGATGAATTCGGGCCGCTCATCCGCCGACCTAGAGCAAGTGTCAGCGATTTGA
- the LOC120894174 gene encoding dopamine receptor 1 isoform X3: MSFLGVFLSIVIFLSVAGNILVCIAIYTERSLRRIGNLFLASLAIADLFVASLVMTFAGVNDLLGYWIFGAQFCDTWVAFDVMCSTASILNLCAISLDRYIHIKDPLRYGRWVTRRVAIGTIAVIWLLAALVSFVPISLDLHRDKRDKTDTSLKINGIKYETCALDLTPTYAVVSSCISFYVPCIVMIGIYCRLYCYAQKHVKSIRAVTRPGEISEKRYRSIRRPKSSKNKLKLRQLAHTASSPYHVSDHKAAITVGVIMGVFLICWVPFFCVNIIAAFCKTCIGQQTFKVLSWLGYSNSAFNPIIYSIFNTEFREAFKRILTSRSSWCCGQEMGNIYPRSSDRYVTDYAAKNVVMNSGRSSADLEQVSAI; encoded by the exons ATGTCATTTCTCG GTGTTTTCCTTTCGATTGTGATATTTCTGTCAGTTGCTGGCAACATTCTAGTGTGTATTGCTATCTACACCGAGCGAAGTTTACGGCGCATCGGAAACCTCTTCCTAGCCTCACTAGCCATCGCCGATCTTTTCGTTGCCTCACTTGTAATGACTTTTGCCGGTGTCAACGACCTACTAG GTTACTGGATATTTGGAGCTCAGTTTTGCGACACATGGGTCGCTTTTGATGTGATGTGCTCAACTGCTTCCATTCTAAACCTGTGCGCTATTTCGCTCGATCGGTATATACACATCAAGGATCCTTTACG ATACGGTCGATGGGTAACCCGACGAGTGGCTATCGGAACAATTGCCGTTATTTGGCTTCTTGCAGCACTTGTATCGTTTGTTCCAATATCACTCGACCTACATCGAGACAAAAGAGACAAAACGGACACATCGCTCAAAATCAATGGCATCAAATACGAGACCTGTGCTCTTGATCTAACACCAACTTATGCTGTTGTATCTAGTTGTATAAGCTTCTACGTACCTTGTATAGTTATGATAGGTATCTACTGCAG GTTGTACTGCTACGCTCAAAAGCACGTCAAATCTATTCGTGCCGTTACGCGTCCTGGAGAGATTAGCGAAAAGCGCTACCGCAGCATACGAAGGCCCAAAAGCAGCAAGAACAAACTTAAACTCCGCCAGCTCGCACACACCGCATCATCACCGTATCACGTGTCCGATCATAAGGCCGCGATCACCGTTGGTGTGATAATGGGCGTCTTCCTGATCTGTTGGGTTCCGTTCTTCTGTGTTAATATCATCGCCGCGTTCTGCAAGACCTGCATTGGGCAGCAAACGTTCAAGGTGCTATCTTGGCTCGGGTATTCCAACTCAGCCTTCAATCCAATCATCTATTCGATCTTCAACACCGAGTTTAGGGAAGCTTTCAAGCGAATCCTTACCAGCCGAAGCTCCTGGTGCTGTGGCCAGGAAATGGGAAACATTTATCCCCGTAGCAGCGATCGGTACGTGACGGATTATGCGGCGAAAAACGTCGTGATGAATTCGGGCCGCTCATCCGCCGACCTAGAGCAAGTGTCAGCGATTTGA